tttaatttaattgtctAAATGGCGTCTTTTTTACATTCCACGCCGATTGGGTGTTTTTAAACAGTTGCAACAACCTCATGGGCATTTATCTTCGAGCTGgggaaaaatacaaatattaaaagttagtttaaaactatttaatttaataacaattttatttgactagaattttgtttaaactaaaaagttggtcgggtaattttagttaactaaaaagttagtcgaccaattttagttaactaaaaagttagtcgaccaATTTTAGTTAGACAAAAACTAACCTTAACTCCCACCCCTATAAACCTCACTTaatcaaacattatttaaaaacctGGTTTGATATTCCAAATTCGTCAATACTTAATCTCccacatttttttactttaatattttggaTTCATGCTTTAATATTTTGGATTCGCTTGGATTACTTTATTCGTTggattactttaatattttgaattcatTGTTTAATTTTCATATTGCATTGACTAGTACTTAACAAACTTTaatgtatacatatttaaaatctcTTACTGCTtatatcataaaattattttgtaaatgttgataaattaaattttgtactatatatatatatatatatatatatatatatatatatatatatatatatatatatatatatatatatatatatatatttatatatatatatatatatatatatatatatatatatatatatatatatatatatatatatatatatatatatatatatatatatatatacataaacctCATTTGTAcgtaactatataaaaatattattagttaaagaGGCTGTTGATTAAGTAATTCTAATCGATTTGGTGAAAGGAATCGCcacattttcaaattataaaaccttttacATTGCTTTTGACGTGGAATAATACCACGCATTACCACTcgtatttaaatcaaataaattgtatattttgtttaatatattttcatggataatattttttaaaacaccgttatttttatatgtttaaaaagtaaaatttctcaaaatttctgttactttttaaatacttcCCCTGTTTTAGTGTTATAGAAAAAGATTTAccgttttctaaaataatatactaaaaCAAGAGAATTTGGTAATTCAGCtacttatataataatttttcagatatatttccaaaaattactaaaaactatTTGTGAACTAAAATTAACTTAGTTTACTcaagtattgaaaatatttctggGAGGTAGCACtaaacatcaatttttaatgacaaGTTTTTAATGGCTATATTATTTACGGAATATTAGGGGCTTGGCAATAAGACTATTTTTGTCCTCTTCTTCCTTCCGCCATTTGCATATTctacaaaagaaaattgtaattatttgtaacggcaaatttataaaaaatgataaaaataaaaaatctgccactacatttttttttttctctttattttttgccgtataaaaatataaatacaaccAATATTTCCAATATACAGATGTCCGGGGCAAGAAGAAGGCACAAtttgtcttatcgccaagccccgaGATTGATtccgtaaaaaataaataatttcgtTTTGAGTATATAAATGTtaccaatatatataaaataagattttatttttaaaaagatacaacaaaaacaaaaatttatagggtcatagagaattttttttttttttttttaaattttaaaatttaaaaaagtttcttttaaagtaataaaataatcaataaaaagtaaaataacaatttcttagaaataaatattaaataaataagtatataaagaataatataaatttgCACAAAGTAATTGAACCTTTccaatttccaaaaaaaatatatatatatatttatatgtatttaagcATGCTTCAACCAAAACCATAAAAAGGTTGACAAagataaactttaaactaaatcGAAAAAACTTATCTGTGTCACCCGAAAAAGTCAAGCACTCCATCACTAACTAGGAGCAATTGCttcaattttactttaaattcgTCAAGAGTTTCAAgagtttttagtttattagaTAGGATTTTATTCCGTACTTTTGGTCCTCTAATGGATATTAAAACTCAAACTAATGGATATTAAAACTCAATTGTGGCATAAAAACTTTTGGGCTGAATATAGGTGTTGTTTGAGTATCTGGTTAAGTAtctatgtttatttattttgaataacgaattaaaaatgttttgtgtagttctttaattaactttatgcatgaaaattaaaagatcaaaaatatttttttggtagaCATTGAGTATATTGAGCTTTATAAATAGTTCTTTGGAGTGAATAAAACGGCCTACATTAGATATTATTCtcattgcatgtttttgtttattaaaaagttttttaattttgttttgatttgtgcaacaccaagcaatgtttgtGTAATTCATATAACTATGAACAAAGGagaaatataacaattttaaactagtttgatttaaaaatggcCTTGTTTTATAAAGTAGGCCAATATTTCTAAAGATTTTACTTTCAAGataatgtatataatttgtCCAAGTAACGTTTTCGTCAAGGAgtactcctaaaaattttaatgattgttctctttttataaattgactGCCAATATAAAGTTTTGGAAGTTTTAAAGGGATTTTATCGCGTTCATGAAAGCGATGGAAAAAAGAAGActttgttttatctaaattaattaataatttattcgcACTAAGCCATTCTGTGAGTTTTATGAGTTCCATGTTGACtgaattaaacaatattttaatatcgtgaattaaagatgtctttatgtaataaatgcctttatgtaataaaaaaatatttttatgtaataaagtgtttatgttataaaaaaaataaataattaaggactttgaaaaagaaattcatTTGAAAATGTCATTTGAAAAGTACGAATAACCTTATAGACTAAAATCACttataaaaactcaattatCTTTACGATGAAGTCTGTATCATTTGATTACTAATTCTCAAAAAATGGGAAAATTAACTTTCGCTCCGAACTTTTGAATGAGGAACAGAATTTGATTGTCAAACGaacttataacttaattaaagatataatgTTAAATCCCCCAGGTATTTGGGGAGGTTACTATTATTGCATGATATTAGAGATTTGTTAGTgaacttaaatttagtttaaaattttaaacaaattgttatGAACTTGTTGctctttttttactatttaaaataaattacttttttaagtaacagttactcatttaaaatactaaacttaaaaatgtttaagttttacatgttatataatttatgcaaaaaaaaaaagatttatatttaagtgtaagtaaattatatattttaaaatgagtaTGCAAAGTAATCGAGCTTAAGAGGAATTTGCGTTTTTACATCAAGATAAGTAATAGTACCATACCTACTCTAAAACGTAGCGGAAAAATGGGAAGAAAGCGAATACCTTTACAACGAGATGATCAAGCTTTAATGAAATTTACTAAATCTAACCACATGATAATATCACTCAGATTGATGATTGAAATGAATACTTCAGTTGCTCAGATGAGTCGCAGAATTTTACGAAGAAGATTAGTTGatgctaaaaaaagaaattgaccGCAGTAATGATGAAGGTTCTTATGGTCCGAACAATTTGCCACAATGAGTAGTTTAAACCACTGTATAGGTGTATACGTgtgtttaagatatttttttgagataaattaACACTGGAAATATTGGACAACATATGTAAGAAATAGACCAGTAGAAGAGTTTCTTACGCAGTGTCTGGTGCAGAAAGTCAAACATCTAACTGAAGTTATGGTTTCGATAGTGATATTTTTCAAAGGGCCTGGACGTCTATAATTGTAGATAGCTGCATGAAAACTGCATTTACTTGGTAGGTGGGGCACTCTGTCATACGGTAAACATTATCAAGGAATACTATATTGACATAGATATAGAGGTATTGCCCTGGTCGGGAAGTAGTCCTGGTGTAAACCCAATTGAAGAGATATAGTTCAATCTAAAAGACAGAGTAAACGAGGTCACCAACACTAACAATTGTGACCTAATTGATTGTATAGTCTATGTGTGGTTTCACAGTCCTCATATAGCACATTTGCTTGCCAAAAATAGAATTAAACCACCTATAAAAGCCAAGGGTGGAGCCACTAAATACTGGAAACTTATACATAATGCGCAAACATATGCACAATTATGACAATTTTGTCAATTGTCATAACTTATTGGCTAGTGCTGTATGTTCCTTTTGATTTGCGTGTCAAAATTAAATCCTATTTAATTGCATGTCACAAATTGAATCTCATTTAATTACATGTCAcagctaaattttaaaaacaataatatttttttcaattgaacaTCTTTTAATCtaccattttattaaaagttaatcaaatatagaaataatttgAGGATGACATCATTTAATGAAATACTTAAATAAGGCtactttgtttatttcatttttttgaaactgatcATGCGGTTACCATTTTAATcctaaattgttttatttaaatctagtttaatatctcaaaatttcttttgaatttcggtgtttaaagaattttcaaattatactttaataaaccgAATTCCATAAAATCAAAGATTTTATCGATATTAAACAAAGCCACTCGAAATTGACCGTCACTAATCTTTATAATAGAATTAGAgactttttgtttaagtttaatataaattgtgagttttttcaaatataacgAAATCACTTGTGGAAAACTAGAACCAAAAAAGGATGTTTCAATCTTTGTTGATTTTATCATTTGCTTTAACAAGCGCTTACGGAGAGTTACCACCAACAAGTAAGTTGCATTTTAAGGCTCGTAATACTGTCCTGATGTAGTTAGAcagacttaaaaaattttctctattttgaaaataataataataatgataataacaataatatttatatatatatatatatatatatatatatatatatatatatatatatatatatatatatatatatatatatatatatatatatatatatatatatatataggcatatgtatatatatgtatgtgtgtgtgtgtgtgtgtgtgtgtgtgtgtgtgtgtgtgtgtgtgtgtgtgtgtgtgtgtatgcactatatatatgtaagtatgtgtgtatgcacttttattttatttaattttttagattatgtgTATATCGATAAAGAGCAACTGATTACACAAAATAACTATCTTGCAACTTTGACACCATTAAAATTTCTGTACGAAATATCTTTCATGTTTAAACCTACTGGCGAAAAATCTGCAAAAAGCAAATCAATCCTTAGTTTGGTATATGGTCGTGATTACAAAAATCCAGTAATTAGTGTATCTATTAAACATGCAAGCATTGATATAGAAACACCATCAGGTGAATTGTGGTCTTCGAATAACATTGTGTTTGATAGTTGGTCAACAATTCTATTAAAACAAACGCGGCACGGATTTTCTGCTTATTTAAACAAATCGAAATTTAAACTTCAGTTTCGAAGCAATAGATTTAGACTTCCATGGTATGAAAAGGAGGAGAACGTAAATATTTACGCATCGATTTCTGATAAATCAAATATTGAAGTAGCAAGTGGCTTCGTTAAGGAAGTAAGAATAACtaacataaaataacattaaaaattgttttaaagattttaatttttttgcacataatttaacataatttaacattttttaacataattttatgaATCATTTCAAGCTAAATTCCACTTTTGtacacattttttatacattgtttcaaataaatatgtttaaaaaaaataataataataataagttccTAGaaatataagtgttttttttttagaattttttctaATGCTTTTCATGTATGATGGCTTAATGCAAGAGAGCTTTTAAAATAAGACCTCGACCTGGTAAAGTAAGATCTTGAACTTTCACACTTAAAATGGAATCAGCAAAACTGGTCCTTATTACTTTGCATTGGCGTTAACGCAATTGgattagttttagtaaaacGGTAAATTGCGATAATAAGATGATAAATCGGGGGCGCTTTGTTACATATATGATATTTAATTAGGTAATTACGAcgctgttatttttttacagcGAACTGCTTGGCAATTTATTatgagtttaatttttatcaaaaagttgaGTGGGATTTATTGCGACTTTTTATCGCTTTTTATTGCATAAtcgttaaaaaatgatttttctgcTAACAGCCAATGCAGTAACGCCAGAGCCTATTTATAACCCGTGTTTTTCAAAACTCCTATTGatgcaaaagtttatttttgttttcaaataaaaacgaTACTTAGCAGCAGTTATGAATttccttaaaaaccttaatttaGTTAAACTAAAATCTTGAAATAACGTGTCTAAACTTccataatattgaaaatatccACTATGCAATAATGTAAAgagcataaattaaaaaacaagtggaaacattgttttagattaattaaaaaaatgttacgcaataaaaaaagtaccaaaattatgtaatatagttatataacaaaacttttatttttgggAGATGGCTGCGTGAAAGAAACTATGAAGCAGCGTGGCATCtcatatagttttaaaaattgtccaaaacaaaaaacaaaaagtgtgATCTTTGTTCAAACTAAACGCATATGCTCTGcactgcaaaaaattaaatgcaatgAGCATtactcattctttttttttccttttttaataaaatacgtTGTTGGTAGTTCTCGTGACTAATATAAAGTTTAGCATTCACCCCAGAAAACACACGATATGTCAAAGACGTGCAAACAACGTCTTCTAGGCGTTCggacattttttacattttttagaagGTTGAGAATTCTCAACCTTTCTATTTTtcctattatttaaattttcatgagaattttgttttaaaacaaaattctcatgaaaatctttaaacaaatattaaaaataaagaattattataaattgtttggTTTATCAATTGTTTTGttatgataacaaaaaaataaatggaagactatctatataatttttttttttttattaaaattaatgaattgGACAAGGTCTCATAGAGGCAacattaaatcataaaattaaaaaaacgatGTAGTATTGTAGTCAGATCTTGGCTCAGAAAATAGAACTGAAAATAATGAATTTCACCTTCATGTCTTAGTTTAATTGGCTAGAGCCAGCGTTGAACCTCAGAACTCTTTGTTGTGAGCCGGAACTCTAACCACTATGACACGGCTGGAAAAATTAGTTATGGCTGATTGTTAAaattaatctaataataaaagataatttgatGTAATTGCAGACACaaggataataaaaattattaggacAATCCTTTCAATTaactgaaataaaagttttttgcttaGTCCTGATTTGATtacctaaaaattattaaactgatGTAACACTAAGTCACTTAGCTGTGgagaaaatacttaaaagtaacaaggtaacattttcaaacaacaaatcaatactttttttgacAATTCAATTAAGAGATTAAGTTCAAGCACACTGAGTTTTCTCATCAATGAATAATTCACTGGAAATCTGTCACAAAGCTTTCTCAACATTAATACAAAACAATACTTggccattttaaataaatttttgctttcaGAAAAAGTTATCAAGTTTTTCAGGTGTAGTTTTTACCAACATCAAGTCCTGCGATAACTTTTTATTAGATAACAGGTAATTAGTCAATAGAAAGTCCTTCAGTATTTGTTAGTTTTGtgcattttttgtttagtatctgtcaattttatgcattaaaaaaacgaatcATTGGATAGTCTGTCTggtatttattcaaaaaaaaggttCAACCATACTTGcaatataaacaaagaaaagttaattttgGAAGCATTAAATGATCTTAAAGTGAATTCCTTAAGTACCCTAAAATTATCTATCAATTTACCATCTATCTATGTaagtaacaaatatataatcTTTCTATGCTTTGAAATTTTGCTTATTTAAGTAGCAAATTGAGTTAGTTGGGCTAGCTGAGTAATATTTactaaacctaaaaaaaaaagatttcttaaacGGTGCGTCCGACTTCCTCAATAATTTCACTATTCGAAAGAtaatttcatttgttaaaaactgatcaagtaaaaaaatagacaatacttcattaacaattaaaatttaaaatatttgtagataaataaattttagtctTTAATGTTCCTTTACAATTACttcaaatatagttttaaatagcaTATGAATCACATTTTGTCCATTGATTGCAATTTTGACACTGGATTCAGTTTTCTTTAAATAGACTTTGAGAATAACTTTCTGAACATGAAAGACAAACATAACAAGTGCACttgtcttttaattttcttttttagtttttttgcatGTTTGTTTCAAAAGAGCTAACAGAGCTAACAGAGATAGCAGAACTAACAGAGCTAACAGAGATAACAGCTAACAGAGCTAACAGAGATAACAGCTAACAGAGCTAACAGAGATAGCAGAACTAACAGAGCTAACAGAGATAACAGCTAACAGAGCTAACAGAGATAACAGCTAACAGAGCTAACAGAGATAACAGCTAACAGAGTCACTTTATTACTACTACCTCTAAAAGATtggttttgtaataaatttttaagtttttgagtTTGTTGCTGTTTCAATATTATTCTTTAAGTAGTATATGTTAGAATATCTTTCAGTAGTATCAGTAGTTAGAAtagcttacttttttttttgtccaccAGAACTTGTCTTTCTTGGGTTTGCGATTGGATAAGGTTGCACAAAGTTTGTAGAAAATACATCAGGATTGTTAGAAATAAGATAcgttgtttcttttaaaatataatattcaacAAGTTGACCTGCAGGTGATGATAAATGTGCCTAAGATTTGGCTTGGTATGATACTCTGATACAAGATTTGATTGTTTGATAAAACCTGTGATATGATGTGAAATGGTGTTAAGAAATCatcatcagaaaaaaattgtacGGTCCGGGTCTTGTACGGGTAGATATCagctttttgaaaatcttttctAATGTTTCCACAAGTTAAAGCTAATGGCAATGAATCTGagacaatttttatatatcgtaagtttttatggtttttcttgTGCAAataataagaacttttttaaaagtctgaATATTGATATGTCTAGTGGCTGTAGCATATGGctacccaggaaaaaaagttccatggaatttctttaaacttctgaaacatatggcctataaaagttttataaaattttataaaatttctatagaacctctgttaatttctataaaaactcCTGTAGAATTTCTGTAGGAATTTCTATAGCAATTTCTATTGAAATTATTAGATATTCTTTTGAAGTTCAAAAAAGCAATCTAAAATAGTTGAAATGAcaaatgcttaaaaattaattttcaaaaatgttttgatatattatccaataaaaaataatattcttcaacttatttaaaaaactggaAAAGAGTTTGACaaatcaaagtaaataaatcttttttaatttttaagagtttgacaaatcaaagtaaataaattttttttaatttctattctATCAATAAAAGTTTACTCAAATCTTTCGGCAAAAGACGTTTTTTTGATGAGGAAcagaaaaagaaacattttgtgttttcaatattaaaagttaatttattgtatttaaaccAAGTAGAAACTTGtataagtttcttatttatgtttgaaaaaagtttgtttatgtctttctatgataaaaataaattggtatcGCAGCAAATATGATGCTCAAAAGATcggaagctttatttaaatcattaatgtatatttaaagaACGAGTAGACCAAGTATAGAACCCTGTGAAAcactatattttattacaaattatattt
Above is a window of Hydra vulgaris chromosome 10, alternate assembly HydraT2T_AEP DNA encoding:
- the LOC136086478 gene encoding uncharacterized protein LOC136086478: MFQSLLILSFALTSAYGELPPTNYVYIDKEQLITQNNYLATLTPLKFLYEISFMFKPTGEKSAKSKSILSLVYGRDYKNPVISVSIKHASIDIETPSGELWSSNNIVFDSWSTILLKQTRHGFSAYLNKSKFKLQFRSNRFRLPWYEKEENVNIYASISDKSNIEVASGFVKEVRITNIK